A window of [Clostridium] innocuum genomic DNA:
CTTGTTATTATGATACAGAAAACTTTATAGATAATTATTTTGATGTGTGAACTATGCAGGCACTGAAGATGACAGCAGCAAGATTGCATATATGCAATGGAAGTTCTTCCATAAGATTTTAAGGAATAGATTGCATGACAGATAAGTGTGTTGATACGAATATAATGTAAAAGGCTGTTGTAAAAGGAAATATGGGGAATTCTACTATTGGTTGAGAAGCAGACAACGAGCAGTTGTGACATTCAACCAGCTCTATCTTCCTTTAGGAAGGAATCATTTCTATAATGAGGGTGTGAAGAAAGGTGGAACACTATATGAAAGCATTAGGAACCAAAATAAGTGAATTGAGAAAAGCAAGGGGTATGACACAGGATGAGCTTGCAGATAAAATGGGAGTTTCGCCGCAGGCTGTATCAAAATGGGAGAATGATCTTTCTATGCCGGATCTTCCAGTATTGATTGAGCTGTCAGACTTCTTCCATATTTCTCTGGATGATTTTCTAAAAGAAAAGGTGCAGACAGTCGAACTGCTTCCGGAAGATAAGCGAAAGGATATCGAACAGATGTTTTTGAGAGTGTATGTGGATTCAGAGAATGGAGACAGAGTACGTGTCAACCTGCCGCTGGCTCTGGTAAAAATGGCCAGAGATATGGGGCTGGACATCCCGCAGATGACAGACAATCCAATGATGCAGAAAATCGATCTGGGAATGATTATGCAGCTGATAGAGAGTGGTGTGATCGGGAAGCTTGTAGAAGTCGATTCTGCAAACGGAGATCATGTCGAAGTGATTGTCGAATAGCATGAAGATACGGATACATGCACAGTCCTGCCGTCTAAATCTTCGCATTCCCGATAACATGCTTTATAATACGCTCACCTGTACAGTGATTAGAAAGACAATACAGGAGAATACGGAAATAGCATGGACAATGGATAAGGAGACCACAAGAAAGATGATGCGGCTTCTAAAGCATTTCAGTAAGGAATACAGGGGATTAACCATCGTTGATGTAGAAACGGCTGATGGGGAAATTGTGCAGATAACATTATAAAAGGATCATGGCTATGATCTTTTTTCTGTTTACACCTGTGCTCCTGAACAAAGAAGAGAAGCATTTTGAAAAAAGAAACAGGTGCCGTTGACCTGTTTCTAAGCTACTTCCTATCTTTTACTGATTATGTAACATGCAAAGCTGTAGTTTTATCTTCAGCTAATGCTGCATTCTTCCAGCAGCTGCAGACAGCCGTCCGGATTGTCTGAATGAAGAAGCGCATTTGTAAATCCCAAATCCATCAGCTTTCTTGCCAGGTTGGAAAGGATTCTAAGATGCTCATTCCCGCTGTTTTCCTTGCGTACAGCAATACCGAATACCATCTGAACCTGATCATCATCCCATTGAATTGGATTTTGTAGTCGAAGAAAGACCAGAGATGTATGCCTGACGCCCAATGACAATGCATGCGGTATAGCGATGCTGGAGCCCATGGCTGTAGATATTTCGTCCTCTCTTGAATAAACATCGTCTATATATTGCTGCTTATCACACAGCCGCTGATTATTCTCCAGTGTATCCGCAATGCAGGAAATAATATCATCCTTGGACTGCAGATTCATATCAAGGAGAATCAGATTCTCATTGATCAACTTCATGTCTTACTCCTGATCCGGTTCATTTCTGATAAAGAAATAAATCATACAGACAGCAACTGCTGTTCCTGCTGCAAACGATAACAGATATAATGGGATATTGCTGACAAGAAGCAATGTTTCCAGACCGCCAATCGGTGCAGATAGTGTAATTCCAAACATGGCTACCAAGGCTCCTGTTACTGCTGCTCCAACACATAAGGAAGGAAGAATTTTCTTAGGCCGGTCTGCTACAAAGGGAATGGCTCCTTCAACAAAGAAACTGAGTCCCATAATATATGCAGCAATTTTTGCCCCCCGTAAATTTTCGCTGAACTTTTTAGGAAACAGCGTACAGGTGACAGCACAGCTTGTAGCAATTACCATGGCACTGCAGCCACAGGAAGCCATGACAACAGACGGTACGGTTCCTCCATCTGCTGCAGTCAGTGTTGCAACAGAGAACAGATATGCAGTTTTGTTGATGGGACCGCCAAGATCAAGTGCCAGCATACCGCCGATTACTGCCCCAAGCAGTGCAGCATTTGTACCGCTGAGACCGGACAGGAAATCTGTAAGCGCATTGCTGACAGGGGCAACGACGGAATTGATTGCCAGCATGGCAAGACTTGTTAATGCAAGACCCAGTATCGGGAATATCAGCAGTGTTTTGATTCCCTCCAGAGATCGAGGTATCCCAGCAGTCAACTTTTTCAGACCGAGAATGATATAACCCGCTGCGAAGCCGCCGATCACAGCGCCAAGAAAACTGGAGCCGCCGTTTGCTGCCAAAGCACCGGCTACCATACCGGTCAGCAGCCCCGGCCGATCCGCTATGGAATAGGCAATATAAGCTCCCATAATCGGAAACATATACCCCATAGCCAGCCCGCCAATCTGATTCAGCCAGGAAACGAAAACATTGGATGAGCCGAAGGTCGCTGTGTTGGCATTCTGAAAATCAAACAGATAGGCACATGCCAGCATAATTCCACCACCTACAACAAATGGCAGGAAGTAAGAAACACCGGACATCAGATGATTATAGCTTTTTTTCCAATTCATAATTTTCTCCTCTTTCTCATTTAATATTCTTTTAGTGCATCATTCAGTTTTTCATATACGCTTTCTACTTTTCTCACGGCATCTGTTACAGAAACCTCCAGGAGCTTTTTCCCTCGAAAGCGCTCCATTTCCACACGGGTATCTGCCGCAATGATAACGTAGTCTGCTTCCTTAATATCTTCCTCACGTAATCGGTTCTCTACACCTCCGGAACCATTTGTTTCAATTTTTACCTGAAAGCCCAGTTTCTTACCCTGCCGCTCCAGATTCTCAGCGGCCATATACGTATGGGCAATTCCTGCCGGGCAGGCACATACTCCGATAATGCGTTTCATAAACAAGTCCTCCTTTATGTTCTTTCTATCTGTATCATTCTGAGTTCACCCTTACGCAGAGGCTCCAGCTCATTGGACAGCGGTTTGTGTATTGTATGATCCAGTGTCGTCAGTGTGTAAACAAGCGCTTCATCACTATGTATTATGCCGCAGGATACCGGCTCTATTTCATTGTTATACAGACGAAGCAGCCAGTAATCTTTTTCCTTCACCAGTGATCCGAAGCAGCCCTGTAACTCATCCATATTCAGAAAGCTCCAGGAATCCGGAAGTCTCTGCTCTGGTGGATTGGTAGGAAAATAGGATATCGGATGCACGGACTTATCAAAATGCTGTCCTTCAAAACAGAGTTGCGGGCAGGCATATTGAATGTAATCTTGGCAGATACGATTACCGTCATAGCTTTCATACCACGTTAAGGCCAGATCAAAGCTGCTTTCTTTCAGCATCTGACATTTCGGTGTTTGGAATATCATGTAGTCCAGACCGCTGGGCCTGCCTGGACGACGATGCAGATCCGGATAGCCCATAGCACCATAGGAACGAAACAATACTACAGCGATATCCTTGTTACCTTCGTCTATCAGCTCATATTCCTTACTGCTTTTCGTCATAACAGTCATGACTTCATCATCCTCTACCGATACATAATTCAATAACGGCCATGTTGGACTGGGCTCTTCAAACCAGCCATCCGCCTTCCAGTTCTTTAAAGCTGCCGGAGTGCTTTCGCGTTTGATGTAGCTGTATTGTGTCCCTGCAAGTGAATACGTATGCGGTGCCTGTCCGGTGAAAACCAGACGTACACGATGATCCATTGCATGATTATCAATCGTTCCCGAAATACGGATACTATTCTTATCTATCAGCTCAAGCTTAATTTTATATCGCATACCGGAATTTCGTATTCTATCTTTTCTATTCTTCAGATTCTGAGGTATCTCCATGGTACCTGTCAGGGTCATGCAGCTGTAAGTCATATTCTGTACGCAGGAAACTTCTGCATGTTCAAAGTAATCTGTAAGAATCCAGTCATATTCTGGAGGAGAATAGTCAAAGCTGTCTCCCTCATCCCCGGATTCCTCCAGATAGATAGCGCTGCGATGCTCCCTATGACTCCTGTAATCAAAGATATGTACACCCTCTTCATCCTTGTGAATACGGAAACGGTTATTTTCAATATAAGGAACCTGCGCCAGTTCATAGCTGACAGATGGCTGATCAATATCCTGAATATACAATGTGCGATAGGAAAAGCCCTTCATATGATCAATCTGCAATATGATTTCTGTTTCATAGAAATAGCCCTTAGGATCCATATCACGGATATCTTTACGTAAAACACCACAGTTCTTTTTTACTGTCTCTGCACGCGTATACGGCAGCTCCTTTCCATCCAGAAGGATTCGGAAATCAGGTTTTCCAGTCTGTACAGTTGTATGCAGTGTCTGTGTTCTTGTATATGGCAGCGTATTGCATACCAGCAGCGGATATCCATCCTCCTTCTTCTGTACAGAAAGAGAAAGCAGCTTCATCAGAAATACCGTTTGAGAGGTTATCAGATTGTAAGCATTCTGTGTTTCCTGCTGAATATAATCATTTGTTTCATCTGTCAGTGTCGCAGAGGAATGTGTCTGGCAGCGCAGCAGACGATTCCATATTTCATCGATCAGTCCGTGGTCATACGGGATACCCTGTGCATCCAGCATGGACATAAGAGGCTGAAGACCGTATGTGATTTTTCGCTCACAGGCATCCTGCAGTGCTTTGATATCTGCGCGTGCGGAGAAAATGGAACGGTGAACCCGATGATACTGCGTCGAGAACAGTTCATGCTCATGGCATTTTAAATTGTGACCATGTTCTCTTACACGATTGCAGAAGTCCTGCCATGTTGTTGATACAAATGCAATGTCTGTTTGCTGTGCGTTATACTCTGCTATTCGTTTTGGTATATCCAGCATTGCCGGATTTTGATCAAAGCCCAGCGGAAATACAAATTCGTGATCCAGTGTGGAATAGGACAGGAGCCGGTCAATCAGACTTTGTACACTGATTTTATTGTAGTCAAGAGCTGATTCATCAAACAATGTACCATTACGGAATGCATAGCATCCGTATCCATAGCCTGCAATCATTGTGCATACCAGCAGCTCACTGCCGTCATTTGATTTCATGTAAAATTCGCTGCCAAGCTTATAATCATCTCCAACACCGCGTGTTATGACAAAATCCTTAATTCCAAACTGATGAAATATCTTGGGAAAATCCCAGGAATGTCCAAAGGAATCCGGCAGATATGCAACCCTGGAAACATATCCGAGATTTTCGGCAGACTGCATGCCGAGTCTCAGGTTGTTGATGACAGATTCACCATTGCAGATAAAGCAGTCAAGCTGCGAGTGAAAGGGTCCGATTACGAGCTTTTTTTCCGTTACGAGAGTTCGTATGTATGCTTCGTCCTCCGGGTGAAGCTTTCTGTATTCATCCATCGGCGCACTCTGTCCGTCGAAAAAGAAATCTGTAATTCTTCCGCTTCGAAAGCCTTCCAGCATCTCCTTCATATTATAGCACAGCTGAACGGTTGCATCCTGTGCTGTGAAATACCAGATCAGATCCCAATGTGTATGATGAATACAATGTGCTGTTTTCTTCATTGCTGTTCCTCCTTGCACCTTTACTATATCAACCGCTGTCTTCAACAATCAATAGAGCACGGCACTTCCTTTTTTCAACATCTACAGGTATTCCTGCAATTTTTTCCAGACAGCTGTATATAGAAATTATGATATAATTTCTATGGAAGAAAGCGGATATCAGATGCTGTTTATTTTCGGCATACAGCTCTCACCTTCGGTATGCGTTCCGAAAGAAAAGCAGAAATTAAATCTGTATCTTTTCCGCAGGATCGAGATAGATACCGTATGGAAGGCTCTTGGCATACTATAATGGGTGATAAAAAAAAGGACAGTGAACTGGAGGCTTATCATGAAAAAAACACAAAGGTGGATGGAACTTCTGAATATACTTGTAGAGGAACAGAATTTTCAGACTGTGGCAGAGCTTGCAGAACAGGTCGCAGTATCTTCGCGAACGATACACAGCGATTTGCAGGATACCAGTTTTCTACAGCTCCTTCATGGTGCCGAGCTGATAAAAAAACCGAACATCGGAATACGTCTTCACTGTACACAAAAACAGAGAGAGGCGATTTACCGGCTGCTTCAAAAAAATCGCTTTGAGACATCTGTCCCCTTGGAAAAGGAAAATGATTTGCATACGGTTTTGCATATGCTTTTAACTTATAGGGATGCGATCCGTATGGAGGATCTTGCAGATGCATTATACCGTTCAAAGTCCTCACTGACCACTGTTCTTGAGGAAGCTGAGAGACTTGCTGAGAACTATGACTGCAGACTTCGAAAACGTTCAAACTATGGTCTGTCTCTGGAAGGACACGAAGAGGATATCCGAAATCTTTTTTACCGTTTTGTAGACACTCTTCCGGTGCAGGGATATCAGCATAATGATCTGGATGTCCGTCTGCCGGATGCATTATATGAAAAAATGAAAATGGTATTTGATGTTCAGATGATTCGTATGATTATCCCGATTGTAAAATCATCGGAAATCAATCTGAATACTCATTATTGTGATTATGATTTCGGTATGCTGATTCTCAAATGCTGTATATTACTTACGCGCTGTCAGATTGACAGGTCAGTTCAAAAGCAGACAACCATCAGCACTGATCTACAGGAATATTATGTAGCCACCATCATGAAGCTGAAAATGGAGCAGACATTTCATGTAAGCCTACCCGAAGAGGAAATATATTATCTGGAACGGGTGATTCTTTCAACCCGCAAGCAGCAAAACCAGGATCAGTTTCAGGAGCTGGACAGTGCCATGCTGGATAGATTCATTTATCTGGTATCGGAACGTCTGAATGTCGATCTGTCAGAAGATAAACAGCTCAAACAAAACCTTTGCAATCATATGAAGCCGGCAATCCGGAGAATGAAGTATGGTATCTCAAGTGAGAATCCTCTGCTGGAAGCAATCAAAACGAAATACACGGAGGTCTATGTCGCAATCATGACAACGATTGATAAGATAGAGGAAAGGGAACACATCTATTTTGACGCCAATGAGCTTGGCTTTATCTGTTTGCATATCGTCGGAGCCTTAAACCGCTCCAGGAATATCCGTTCCATACGCTGTTTATTGATCTGTGATGCCGGAATCACCTTTGAATCCTATATTAAAAGCATGGTTGAAACATCCTTTCGTGAAATAGAAATTGTGAACATTATAGGCAGTGATGAAATGAAAAAAGAAACGGGGCACCAGCATGATCTTATATTGAATGCTACAACGAACCGTCTGCATGCTTCCAATATTATAAATATCGATCACTTGTTTACAGAAGCATCCTGTTCGCAGATTCGTCATTGGATTTTTGCAAGAGAAATCAAGCATACGCTGGAGCTTCGCACAAAGTTTGACAGCTATCTTTCTTATTTTCAGGACAGCTGTGAAAATCGCAGAAGTCTCATTCATAAATACTGCACATATCTGGAGGATAACGGATATGTTACAGAAGCGTTTGAGGCGTCGGTTTATGATCGTATTCAGTATTCTTCAACAGCAATCGGACGTGGTGTTGCAGTCCCTCACGGTACGAAAAAAGCAGTGAAGAATTCCGTTATTTTAATTATCAAACTCGATCATACGATCACATGGGATGATCAGCTTGTTGATCTTGTATTCTTTGCGGCCATCGGTGAGGATATCAGTACGGAATACAGTAAAATATTTCGCCGCATTGTACGGATTGTCTCTGATGATGAGCAGACGCACATGCTGAAAAGCTGTAACAGTCTTGAAGAAATCAGAAAATATCTGTTTGATACCGAACAAAAAGCATAAGCTTTTTATATTTGCTCTTGCAATCCTTTCAGCTGCGTGTAGGATTTATGGTGAGGTGAGGTGGTTACTATGAAAGAATTAAAAAGCTATATACAATCCGTCAATACCTGCAGTGATTCGCTGATTCGTGAGGTGTGGAGTGATCAGGATGAATGCTCCATGATATTTCCAAAAGGGGAAGTGGAAGGACTGGATGCTATCCTTGCTTCCTTTTATCACGGAGCGATGGCTCAGTATGAAACGCGCGACCTTCAACAGGATGATGTTAAGGTTCAGGAATTCTGTGATATTACAATTGTACGCTTTTACTGGACGCTGTATGCGACGATGAAGGACAGCGGGGAACATATCATGAACAAGGGAAGGGAAACACAGATTTACCGCAGCTATCCGCAGGGGAAAAAGCTGGTGCATGTGCATTATTCCAGACTGCCGTAAGGCATGGCGTTAACACCTGTGAACATTCGTATATATCGATATATTGGCTGAACAGCAGAACAAGAAAAAAGCACGATTTTTCACAACCGTGCTTTTTCTATTGTCTGGAATGTAGTGTTTCACGAGTCTGTTCATCAAAATCCAGACCTTCAAACTGCATATGATAATAACTGGCATAGGTGCCGCCCTTCGCAAGCAGTTCATTGTGTGTTCCTCTTTCTTCCATGCCGTTTTCAGATATAACGATAATTTCATCTGCATTGCGTATGGTGGAAAGACGGTGCGCAATTGTGATACAGGTTCTGTTTTTTGCCAGCTCTTCCAGACTTTTCTGAATATGCCGTTCACTTTCATTATCCAGTGCACTTGTGGCCTCATCCAGAATCAATATTCTTGGATCCTTCAGGAAGACGCGGGCAATACTGATGCGCTGCTTCTGTCCTCCGGACAGTCGTGTGCCACGCTCACCGACATAGGTATCATAGCCATCCGGCAGTCCCATAATGAAATCATGAATATTTGCCTTTTTGGCTGCTTCGATAATTTCCTCATCCGTGCATCCGGGTTTTCCATATGCAATGTTTTCTTTTACACTTCCGGTAAACAGATATACATCCTGCTGAACGATACCGATTGCCTTGCGAAGGCTTTCCAGTGTCAGCGTTCGAATATCCTGACCATCCACACGCACAGCTCCGTTCTTCACATCATAAAACCTTGGAAGCAGGGAACAGATTGTCGTTTTCCCTCCGCCGCTTGGTCCAACCAGAGCAATGGAACGGCCTGCTTCGATATGTATAGAAACATCATCCAAAACATGCTCTTCCTCATTATAAGAGAAGGTCACATGATCATAATCTATGACACCCTGAACATTCTTCAGCTCCTGTGCATCCGGTGCATCCTGAATATCCGGCTCTGTTTCAATGACTTCAAGGAATCGTTTAAACCCGGAATAGCCCTTTTGAAACATCTCTGTAAATTCAACAAGCACCTCAATCGGAGCAACAAAGATGTTGATATACAGGGCATAGGTCGCAAGAGAAATTGGATCGAGTGTTCCGTTGGCAATAAAATATCCACCCGCAACCAGAATCGTCAGGTACAGCATCCCCTGAAAGAAATTATTTCCTGCATGAAACAGTCCCATCCGGTAATAGTTATTCGTCTTGGATTGCAGAAACAGCTGATTGCTGTGAGAAAATTTATCACGCTCAATGTCTTCATTGGCGAAGGATTTGACAACACGGATACCGGCCAGAGAATCCTGCAGACTTGCATTGACACCGGCAATCTTACGGCGGTTATCCATAAAGGTTGCCTGCATTTTCTTATTCTGAAGCATACTGAAAATCAGCATGACCAGCGTTACCGCAATCAGAATCAGGGTCAGCGGTACGTGGATGTACAGCAGCAACAGAAAGGAACCGATAATTTTCAATAGCGAGATAAATACATTTTCCGGTCCGTGATGCGCGAATTCTGAAATATCAAACAAATCAGAAACCAGCTTGCTCATCATTTCCCCGGTATTGTTACGGTCATAATAGGAGAAGGACAGGCGCTCAAACTGATCAAACAGATCCTGACGCATATCGCTCTCCATACGTGCTCCCATAATATGTCCCTGCGCTGTTACATAATACCGGCAGATTGCACGAACGATATACATCACAAGCAGTCCTACCCCAAGCAGAAGCAGACTGTCCATAATCATATCCTTTGGTTGAATATAAAATGTAGTATTCAGATAGCTCAGAATCTGCGGAAATGCAAGATCAACCGCACTTATCACAAGTGCACAGAACATATCAAGAAAGAACACAGTCTTATATGGCTTATAATAGCTTATAAATTTCTTCATAACTTCCATTCAAAAATCCCTCCGTTTCGCATACTGCATTATTATACACGAATTAGAAGCGGCTTACAATTCATATCCACTGATTCCAAATCGTATAAAAACAGCTGTAAGCAAAAAAGGAGATATCTCCCTTCTGCATGCGGTCTGTGAAAACATACGCATGCAATCATGCAGTTTAGATTTCTCATTCCGATACAATGGTAATATGATTATCGTATTTTTTAAATCTGGCGGCAGACGTATCCTGTTCGATAAGAATGATATCGCCATTGGAATCCTTAACGATGTAGGCATCCTTCAAATGCCCGGATAGCAGCTTGAAAACCTGTTCATTAAGCTTTTTATATGTACCATGAGATACACGATCACCAGATAAATAATAAAGCTGATCCTCATCATCCAGACTGATATTCGTAAAGCTATCGGCACTGGTATAGGTTCCACGAATACCTTTTGCGAATCGATGCTCTTCCTTGCGTTCACTGACATAGGTGCCTATGGCATACAGCACGGTAAAAAACAAGCAGGATACGAGGATGAAAGAGATTTTAATAATACGGTACTTTTTCTCTAAATTCATGATTTTCCTTTCTATGAATACCTGACTGCGATCTACAGCCTCTGAAAATATATTGTATACAGCTGTGTAATCATCAGTAATCATTTCAACCGTAATCATCATAGCATACCGTCTATAGGGATTAAACTCCATTTAAGCATTATTAAGATTGTTTCAGGCAAGTCTTTTTGCATAAAATGAGAGCTGCATGCAATATAAAAAGATCTAAGTATTTACTTTGAAAATAATCAAAAACCCCTTATAATGAAAAAAAGGGTGATACGATGGGCATACGAATGTTAACAATCAACGTGAATGGGTATGACATACAGGCAAAATACAAGGAAGAGGATATCAAAACAGTATTTATGCCATTTCTTCAACATGTCATACAGCTGCAAAAGGAATCAGGAAAAAGACTCATAGTCTTTCTGGCGGCTCCTCCTGCAACAGGGAAATCCACACTTGCGATAGCACTCTGTCAGTTCGCCAGAGAATTGGGCTGTATGGATATGCAGTATGCCGGTATGGATGGATTTCATTATACGAATGCCTGGCTCGATAACCATTTTCAGGATGGAAAAAAACTAAAGGAACTAAAAGGTGCTCCGGAAACATTTGATGCAGAAGCAATGTATGCATTGATAAAGGAAACAAAAGGAAGCGATACCTGGTGGCCGGTATATGACCGTAATCTGCATGAGCCGCTGAAGCATAGGCTGCATATTACAGGCAGTATTCTTCTTGTGGAAGGTAATTATCTTCTGTTGGACGAGAAACCCTATCGCTCCCTTTCTGCACTATGCGACTATTGTGTGTTTATTCAAGCGGAGGAAAACCTGCTGCGTGACAGACTCATTGACAGAAAAAGCCGCGGCGGGCTAAGCAATGAGCAGGCAGAGGTTTTTTATGAAAAAAGTGATCGCTGCAATGTACAGCGTGTCTTACATAACCGTTTGAATAGTGATGAGGTGTGGAAGCTTTGTACAGATGGAGGGTATCGGCTCATTTCTCGCAGCTTCGACGAATCGTGGCAAACATTCTGTGAATGAGAAAGGAAGCGATACACATTGCCGTGATATAAAGGAGATTGCCTATCCATATGCCGGTACGCTTCATAATTTGAGAGAATACAGGCTGGGTAGTGATTTTGTAAGGACTGATATAAAACATATTGATATCCCCGTAGGAATGAAATAAAACATTGAGCAGTGTGGCAGCTCCTATGCAGATAAGTAAAATCGGAAGGGTTTTTATAAACCCTGAAAGAGAGGTATCACCGTGTCTTGAAAAGCCGATGAAAAAGCTGACAAACAGAAGAAGAAAGTGCCAGACAAAGGCATGCAGCGTCAAGGTGATATAAGGATGCATGAGGCCATCCGGAACCAGCAGCGCCATAAGACCGCCAAGCAGATTGAAATCCATCAGGAAGGTTTCCAGAGGAATCAGCCATCTGCTTTTTTTTCATAAAGGGAAGAATTGCACAAAGATACATAGGAAGACTGCATAGCTGAAAAGGGAAAATCCACCAGTCATAGGTTTTGTTATCCATAACATAAAAATGAAAGAGCTGCTTGTATAATTCGGAAAGCAGTAAAATAACTGCAATAGCAAACAATATACGGTGATAGCTGCGATCACTCACCCTGCGCAGCTTCCATGCCAGCGCAATAGACACAGGGATACCAACTAGCAGCATAACGATATGAAATAGTCCATAGGGCTTTGGCTCAGCCATTGTCCATGCCGTCGCATTCAGAAAATTCTCCATGCGATCACCTCCTGCCTATAGTATGGACACGATAGTATGAAACTGCAATAGAAAAAAGTGTTTTCACTGGAAGCAGCATTGAAACAGAGGTATTCCATACTGCTTAGCAATTTTCCTTCCTGTATGTTCACCCTTGTGATACATAGGGATCGTTCCATGATTTCACTTGATAAACTGCATACCCGCTTTATGGTTCATGCAGAATTGAGAAACTCAAATCATAACAGCATACTGCGGCTATCAATTCTGTTATACACATGTCCGCGAAGAAAGAAATAAAAGGGATGCTCCTTTCTGTCGTGAGTGTGCAGGCAGGCGCATCCTTGTTTTATGTTCGTTGAAAGCTTGTAATCATAATGAAAACACATAAGACCAGAAAGAGGATCGATATCCAGTTACTGAAAAAGGTACGAACACGGGAACCTCTGTTATGAATTATATAATTCCGTATGATCAGTCTTTTCTGATAGAGAGTAAACATCGCATACAGTAGAAACAGCGCTTCCAGTATAAGAAAGACTGTAGAAATCTGGCCATTGTCTGAAAGCAGTGAGACTTCCATGATTGCGAAAGCGTTATTCAGAAAATGAATCGCTATACCTGGCAGGATACTACCCGACGTTAAAACAACATAGCAAATCATCATACTGAGAGCAAAAACAGGGACACTCTGCGGAAGATTTCCATGCAGCAATGCAAACAGCAGACTTGTCACAAGAATAGCGAAGACATTTCCATATCTTTTCAGCGTTTGCAGTATCAATCCGCGAAAGAGAAGCTCTTCCATGATCGGCGCAATGATACAGGCGGAGAGTACAATGCTTAGATTGTAGGCGATATCCGGCTTCATGGAGAAATCCGGCGTTGTCATGACCCAGCCAAAATGGATGAGGATCTGATTTATCAGCTGTATAAGGATTCCTGCTGCTCCAGACAATCCCATAGCGATAATCGTATAGCGAAGGATGGAAAGAAAATTCCACTCCTTGCATAGAGAGTACGGTATTGTTACATGCAGCTTCTTTTTATATATTACAAGCGTTAAAATCGTTACAAAGCAGGTTGCTATCATACTGAAGATGTTTGTGATTGTTTCAAGCTCTGTTTGCGAAGCGCCTGACATGATGTATGCACTGCTTATGATTCCTAAGGTAAAGGCACAGGCAAATAATAAAATATAGTAGAAAAGCAGAGAGCCGGCTATACGTTTACAGTCCTCTTTGCATAGCTGATCTTTATGTTCCTCTTCCAGATACGGCTCATGTTCCATACGGATACCTCCTATCGGTCAAAGAGCTTACGTCTTGCGGTAGATTGAATAAACAGCTCCTTTAGCCCCTCCACATC
This region includes:
- a CDS encoding PTS sugar transporter subunit IIA, whose protein sequence is MKLINENLILLDMNLQSKDDIISCIADTLENNQRLCDKQQYIDDVYSREDEISTAMGSSIAIPHALSLGVRHTSLVFLRLQNPIQWDDDQVQMVFGIAVRKENSGNEHLRILSNLARKLMDLGFTNALLHSDNPDGCLQLLEECSIS
- a CDS encoding helix-turn-helix transcriptional regulator, giving the protein MKALGTKISELRKARGMTQDELADKMGVSPQAVSKWENDLSMPDLPVLIELSDFFHISLDDFLKEKVQTVELLPEDKRKDIEQMFLRVYVDSENGDRVRVNLPLALVKMARDMGLDIPQMTDNPMMQKIDLGMIMQLIESGVIGKLVEVDSANGDHVEVIVE
- a CDS encoding PTS fructose transporter subunit IIA produces the protein MKKTAHCIHHTHWDLIWYFTAQDATVQLCYNMKEMLEGFRSGRITDFFFDGQSAPMDEYRKLHPEDEAYIRTLVTEKKLVIGPFHSQLDCFICNGESVINNLRLGMQSAENLGYVSRVAYLPDSFGHSWDFPKIFHQFGIKDFVITRGVGDDYKLGSEFYMKSNDGSELLVCTMIAGYGYGCYAFRNGTLFDESALDYNKISVQSLIDRLLSYSTLDHEFVFPLGFDQNPAMLDIPKRIAEYNAQQTDIAFVSTTWQDFCNRVREHGHNLKCHEHELFSTQYHRVHRSIFSARADIKALQDACERKITYGLQPLMSMLDAQGIPYDHGLIDEIWNRLLRCQTHSSATLTDETNDYIQQETQNAYNLITSQTVFLMKLLSLSVQKKEDGYPLLVCNTLPYTRTQTLHTTVQTGKPDFRILLDGKELPYTRAETVKKNCGVLRKDIRDMDPKGYFYETEIILQIDHMKGFSYRTLYIQDIDQPSVSYELAQVPYIENNRFRIHKDEEGVHIFDYRSHREHRSAIYLEESGDEGDSFDYSPPEYDWILTDYFEHAEVSCVQNMTYSCMTLTGTMEIPQNLKNRKDRIRNSGMRYKIKLELIDKNSIRISGTIDNHAMDHRVRLVFTGQAPHTYSLAGTQYSYIKRESTPAALKNWKADGWFEEPSPTWPLLNYVSVEDDEVMTVMTKSSKEYELIDEGNKDIAVVLFRSYGAMGYPDLHRRPGRPSGLDYMIFQTPKCQMLKESSFDLALTWYESYDGNRICQDYIQYACPQLCFEGQHFDKSVHPISYFPTNPPEQRLPDSWSFLNMDELQGCFGSLVKEKDYWLLRLYNNEIEPVSCGIIHSDEALVYTLTTLDHTIHKPLSNELEPLRKGELRMIQIERT
- a CDS encoding PTS sugar transporter subunit IIC, whose amino-acid sequence is MKRIIGVCACPAGIAHTYMAAENLERQGKKLGFQVKIETNGSGGVENRLREEDIKEADYVIIAADTRVEMERFRGKKLLEVSVTDAVRKVESVYEKLNDALKEY
- a CDS encoding PTS fructose transporter subunit IIC; this translates as MNWKKSYNHLMSGVSYFLPFVVGGGIMLACAYLFDFQNANTATFGSSNVFVSWLNQIGGLAMGYMFPIMGAYIAYSIADRPGLLTGMVAGALAANGGSSFLGAVIGGFAAGYIILGLKKLTAGIPRSLEGIKTLLIFPILGLALTSLAMLAINSVVAPVSNALTDFLSGLSGTNAALLGAVIGGMLALDLGGPINKTAYLFSVATLTAADGGTVPSVVMASCGCSAMVIATSCAVTCTLFPKKFSENLRGAKIAAYIMGLSFFVEGAIPFVADRPKKILPSLCVGAAVTGALVAMFGITLSAPIGGLETLLLVSNIPLYLLSFAAGTAVAVCMIYFFIRNEPDQE